One window of Besnoitia besnoiti strain Bb-Ger1 chromosome Unknown contig00038, whole genome shotgun sequence genomic DNA carries:
- a CDS encoding cytochrome b (encoded by transcript BESB_051230) gives MLCIKYSGIQRIFEKPTFVYKLYEYHDIHFGSRLLNVSLYVELSHPDNSIPVNRFVTPLHIVPEWYFLAYYAVLKVIPSKTGGLLVFMSSLINLALLSEIRALNTRMLIRQHFMTRNVVSGWVIIWVYSMIFLIIIGSAIPQATYILYGRLATIVYLTTGLVLCLY, from the exons atgctctgcattaagtatagtggtatccagcgtatatttgaaaaaccaacatttgtatacaagctgtacgaatatcatgacattcactttggtagtcgccttcttaatgttagtct ctatgtcgaattatcgcacccagataactccataccagtgaaccggtttgtaactccgcttcatatcgtacctgaatggtactttttagcatattatgcggtgttaaaagtaatcccatccaaaaccggtggtttgttagtatttatgtcctctctcattaacttagctcttttatctgaaattcgagctttgaatactcgaatgttgatacgacaacattttatgactcgaaatgtagtcagtggatgggtaattatttgggtatacagtatgatcttcttgattattattggtagtgctattccacaagcgacttatatcttatatggtagattagctactatcgtatatcttactaccggattggttctatgcttatactaa